The nucleotide sequence AATAAAGTTCTTGAGCAGCAGCATCACCAAAAGGTTTCCAACCCTTTTGTTTAACAGCAACGGGAAATACTAAAACACTGCCTTCCGGTAAAGCTTCAACATTAAAAAGCGCCCCTTTCTCCGTATCAACTTTTTTCATCTCATCGAGTAATTTAACTCTAGTTTGGCGATATAAAGCCATATCGTGCAACATGGCAATATCGTTATCGCCAACCACAACTAAATTACTTACTTGCAAATCAGTTCCCATCGGAATCCAAGCTGATAAATCCGCTTCGTGTTCTATTTCCATAAACCCTAAATTGAAAAATAGAATCTTGCGCCCAACTCCTACTTGTCGCCCTTGTAAACTTTTTGAGGCTGTATAAGGTGCAGGAATTTTATCAGTTATTCCGGTAATTTGTTGATAGCGTTTCAGCAATCTAGGGCAACTTACCCAAACAACAGGTTGCCCTGGACAAAACACAGGTAGCCAAACTAAAGAAGCATATTCAAACTTAACTAAAGCTTCAGTTGTGCCGCCATCTTTTACGCCTTCAATTACATGATGTCCATACCAAGTATTAGTTAAACCTGCTTCGGTGGTACGCATATCCGCACGAAAACGACCGCGAATTGAACTACCAGGAATTATGCCTGTTTGGGTAAATTGATCGCGGAAAATTAAACTGAGATTTCCGGTTTCTTCTCCTGCACTTGCGCCAACGTGCAGGGGCGCTAATGCTTCAATAATTCCGTAGGCTTTGAGATACATTTCATTTGCTCCTAATGTTGATCGGATTGCCAATCTACGCTATTTAAAGTTAAAGATTACCCCACCCCAACCCTCCCCTTATAAAGCAGGGTTAATTCATTGTGAAGGAAGAAATTTTTTTGATTTCTACTGTATGAGTATTTTATTGAAGTAGAAACAACTGCTATTGAATAGCAGTTGTTTCTACTTCGGTAATCTAGAAATAGTATTAGTAGAAGTAATCAA is from Oculatellaceae cyanobacterium and encodes:
- a CDS encoding RAMP superfamily CRISPR-associated protein, giving the protein MAIRSTLGANEMYLKAYGIIEALAPLHVGASAGEETGNLSLIFRDQFTQTGIIPGSSIRGRFRADMRTTEAGLTNTWYGHHVIEGVKDGGTTEALVKFEYASLVWLPVFCPGQPVVWVSCPRLLKRYQQITGITDKIPAPYTASKSLQGRQVGVGRKILFFNLGFMEIEHEADLSAWIPMGTDLQVSNLVVVGDNDIAMLHDMALYRQTRVKLLDEMKKVDTEKGALFNVEALPEGSVLVFPVAVKQKGWKPFGDAAAQELYFGGLESVGFGRCHVTLGGDYQ